In Eubalaena glacialis isolate mEubGla1 chromosome 4, mEubGla1.1.hap2.+ XY, whole genome shotgun sequence, one DNA window encodes the following:
- the CERS4 gene encoding ceramide synthase 4 gives MWSSLNEWLWQERFWLPPNNSWAVLEDRDGLVYAHPKDMLMALPLALALVAVRFTFERFIGLPLSRWLGVRNQTRRPVKPNATLEKHFLMEGQRPTEPQMSLLATQCGLTLRQTQHWFRRRRNQDRPCLTKKFCEASWRFAFYLCSFIGGISVLYHESWLWTPVMCWDSYPQQPLKPALYHWYLLELSFYVSLLITLPFDTKRKDFKEQVAHHFVTITLIVFSYSTNLLRIGSLVLLLHDSSDYLLEACKLFNYTHWRRVCDALFIIFSLVFFYTRLVLFPTQILYTTYYESIANSGPFFGYYFFNVLLMTLQLLHVFWSCLILRMIYSFVKKGQMEKDVRSDVEESDSSDGEAAQEYPQLKNRAAHRPGSAPTDGPRSRAARRMANGHTPAT, from the exons ATGTGGTCCAGCCTGAATGAGTGGCTATGGCAGGAGAGGTTCTGGCTACCACCCAACAACTCGTGGGCTGTACTGGAGGACCGCGATGGCCTGGTCTACGCCCACCCCAAGGACATGCTGATGGCCCTGCCCCTGGCTCTGGCCCTGGTGGCCGTGCGCTTCACCTTTGAGAG ATTCATTGGCCTGCCCCTGAGCCGGTGGCTGGGTGTGCGGAACCAGACCAGGAGGCCGGTGAAGCCCAATGCCACGCTGGAGAAACACTTCCTTATGGAAGGGCAGAGACCCACAGAG ccccagatgAGCCTCCTGGCGACCCAGTGTGGGCTCACACTGCGACAGACCCAACACTGGTTCCGGAGACGCCGGAACCAGGACCGGCCCTGCCTGACCAAGAAGTTCTGTGAGGCCAG CTGGAGGTTCGCCTTCTATCTGTGCTCCTTCATCGGTGGAATCTCGGTTCTTTACCAC GAATCGTGGCTGTGGACGCCGGTAATGTGCTGGGACAGTTACCCACAGCAG CCCCTGAAGCCGGCCCTGTACCACTGGTATCTCCTGGAGCTGAGTTTCTACGTCTCTCTGCTGATCACGCTGCCCTTCGACACCAAGCGCAAG GACTTCAAGGAGCAGGTGGCACATCACTTTGTGACCATCACCCTGATCGTCTTCTCCTACAGCACGAATCTGCTGCGCATCGGCTCTCTGGTGCTGCTATTGCACGACTCCTCCGACTACCTGCTGGAG GCCTGTAAGTTGTTCAACTACACGCACTGGCGGCGCGTGTGCGACGCTCTCTTCATCATCTTCTCGTTGGTCTTCTTCTACACTCGCCTCGTGCTCTTCCCCACCCA GATCCTCTATACCACATACTACGAGTCCATTGCCAACTCGGGCCCCTTCTTTGGCTACTACTTCTTCAACGTGCTTCTGATGACGCTACAGCTGCTGCACGTGTTCTGGTCTTGCCTCATCCTTCGCATGATCTACAGCTTCGTAAAGAAAGGCCAG ATGGAGAAGGATGTTCGCAGCGACGTGGAAGAGTCAGACTCCAGTGATGGGGAGGCAGCCCAGGAGTACCCGCAGCTGAAGAACAGGGCAGCTCACCGGCCCGGATCAGCCCCCACTGATGGCCCTCGGAGCCGGGCAGCCAGGCGGATGGCCAACGGGCACACACCAGCCACGTAG